The window GGGTTGCCGGCGTGGAGTTGAGCGGCGGTCTAGACGAGGACTAGGAGTCACGAACCACCACAAGCCCCCACCTTCGCGGTGGGGGCTGTGTTTTGCTATGGACATCCCATTGCAGCGCAGTCCCTGGTTTTGGGATAACCGGGTTCGGGTGCGCCGCAAAGCCGCACAACTACTTGCCCATCTTCTTCAGATTCTGCAGGCACAGCTCAATCGTCTTCAGCGGCGGATGAGCGTAAGTCTCCTGCTCCACGATGTACCACTCGGTCTTGCCGATGGTCTCACACAGTTCGAAAATCTCCTTCCAGTTAATGTCGCCCTCACCCAGCACGGCATTCGGGTTGCTTTTGGAGAACTCTTTCAGGTGAACCGTTGCGGCGCGACCGGGGTACTTGCGCAGGAAATCCGCCGCCTTCGCTCCGGCGTGCATGGCGTTGCCCGTGTCGAACTGCATCACCACATCTTTCACCGTGTTGCCGAAGAAGGTGTCCCACGGCAGCTCCCCGTCCAACGGCTTGAACTCGATGGTGTGGTTGTGATAGCCCACACGCATCTTGTATGGCTTCACCTTCGCCGCAATCTCGTTGAACAGCCTGGCGGTGTCCAGCCACGCCTTGCGGGAGCTGGTGTATTCGCCCGGCAATCCGGGCACAATCAGGAACTTGTTGCCCAGAATCTGGTTGAA is drawn from Bacillota bacterium and contains these coding sequences:
- a CDS encoding sugar phosphate isomerase/epimerase, with product MAKRIPIAVQLYSVRDDCARDLPGTLSAIARMGYEGVEFAGYHGYSAKDLRKMLDDNGLKCCGTHIGINTLLGDELPRTIEFNQILGNKFLIVPGLPGEYTSSRKAWLDTARLFNEIAAKVKPYKMRVGYHNHTIEFKPLDGELPWDTFFGNTVKDVVMQFDTGNAMHAGAKAADFLRKYPGRAATVHLKEFSKSNPNAVLGEGDINWKEIFELCETIGKTEWYIVEQETYAHPPLKTIELCLQNLKKMGK